A single Acetivibrio cellulolyticus CD2 DNA region contains:
- a CDS encoding spore coat associated protein CotJA — protein MLYPNSNAGMMSNKSNNAPCTMPATMPTVPLLAHAYVPFQNLVSIYPPMKGLAAGTIFPELDRPYGVDPEYTVDA, from the coding sequence ATGCTATATCCAAATTCAAACGCCGGAATGATGAGCAATAAGAGTAACAATGCGCCTTGCACTATGCCCGCAACAATGCCGACTGTACCTTTGCTTGCTCATGCTTACGTTCCGTTTCAAAACCTTGTAAGTATTTATCCACCAATGAAGGGATTAGCCGCAGGTACTATTTTCCCCGAACTTGACAGACCATATGGTGTAGACCCTGAATATACTGTTGATGCTTAG
- a CDS encoding recombinase family protein produces the protein MKTRVVAYCRVSTDKEDQQNSFESQKRYFEEYIKANENWDFIDIYADEGISGTSVEKREDFKRMIEDAKDRKFDLVLTKEIARFARNTKDSLEYTRKLKKMGIGVFFTIDNINTLDTDGELRLTIMSALAQDESRRTSERVKWGQKRRMEQGVVFGREVFGYYLEKGVLTVNPEEAEIVKLIFHKYFTEGKGTHTIAKELYEQGIATKRKNIRWSNAMILKMLRNEKYVGDLAQKKTYTPDFLDHKKKYNKGEEEIVYIKDHHEAIIDRDTWNAAQEELNKRTTSIEQKSKYSNRYWCSGKIICGECKSRFVSRTKKLKNGQKYKAWRCIEAANHGSLKNDTQGIQIGCNNGSINHIVLGMIVNFVLQSINTNKEQIIAELLQEIKKLNKPQKIRSTEPLKNKLTVLNSKKQKVIDSMIDGIISKDDVVLMNKKYDAEIDAIKAEIKNIEQVNLLNGKQADNLQIYVDRIKSIMNEMDRTDIEEVYKKMVNKIYMFKENILEIYLTCIPTPVKLRFSSSGKNGNYRIDCEFIE, from the coding sequence ATGAAGACAAGGGTAGTTGCGTATTGTCGAGTTTCTACAGATAAAGAAGACCAGCAGAACTCATTTGAGAGTCAAAAAAGGTATTTTGAAGAATATATAAAAGCAAATGAGAACTGGGACTTCATTGACATTTATGCTGATGAAGGCATAAGCGGAACATCTGTTGAAAAACGAGAAGACTTTAAAAGGATGATTGAAGATGCTAAGGATAGAAAATTTGATTTAGTTCTGACTAAAGAAATTGCTAGATTTGCAAGAAATACTAAGGATAGTCTTGAATATACCCGTAAATTAAAGAAAATGGGTATTGGTGTTTTCTTTACAATAGATAATATAAATACACTTGATACTGATGGGGAATTAAGACTCACAATAATGTCTGCTTTAGCACAAGATGAGAGTAGAAGGACATCTGAGCGTGTAAAGTGGGGGCAGAAGAGAAGAATGGAGCAGGGTGTAGTATTTGGTAGAGAAGTATTTGGATATTATTTAGAGAAGGGTGTGTTGACTGTTAACCCTGAGGAAGCAGAAATTGTTAAGTTGATTTTTCATAAGTATTTTACTGAGGGTAAAGGAACACATACAATTGCTAAAGAACTATATGAGCAAGGAATAGCTACAAAAAGAAAAAATATCAGGTGGTCAAATGCTATGATCCTAAAAATGTTGAGGAATGAAAAGTATGTTGGCGACTTAGCTCAAAAAAAGACCTATACTCCGGATTTCTTAGACCATAAGAAGAAATATAATAAAGGTGAAGAAGAAATTGTTTATATTAAAGATCATCATGAAGCAATTATTGACAGAGATACTTGGAATGCTGCACAAGAAGAACTGAATAAAAGAACTACTTCAATTGAACAAAAAAGTAAATATAGCAATAGATATTGGTGTTCAGGCAAGATAATATGCGGTGAATGCAAAAGCAGATTTGTAAGCAGAACAAAAAAACTTAAAAATGGTCAGAAATATAAAGCATGGAGATGCATTGAGGCTGCAAATCATGGTAGTTTAAAAAATGATACCCAAGGTATACAAATAGGGTGCAATAATGGGAGTATAAATCACATTGTTTTGGGTATGATTGTTAATTTTGTTCTGCAATCAATAAATACAAATAAAGAACAGATAATTGCAGAATTATTGCAGGAGATTAAAAAGTTAAACAAGCCTCAAAAAATTAGAAGTACAGAGCCTTTGAAAAATAAATTGACTGTGCTTAATAGTAAAAAACAAAAAGTTATTGATTCAATGATAGATGGAATTATTTCAAAAGATGATGTGGTGTTAATGAATAAAAAATATGATGCTGAAATTGATGCAATTAAGGCAGAGATTAAAAATATTGAGCAGGTCAATTTACTAAATGGCAAACAGGCAGACAATTTGCAAATATATGTTGATCGAATAAAATCAATAATGAATGAAATGGATAGAACAGATATTGAAGAAGTATATAAAAAGATGGTTAACAAAATATATATGTTTAAGGAAAACATACTTGAAATATATTTAACATGTATACCTACTCCTGTGAAACTAAGGTTTAGTAGTTCCGGAAAAAACGGGAACTATAGGATTGATTGTGAGTTTATTGAGTGA
- a CDS encoding spore coat protein CotJB: protein MDQNRENLLKEVMAADFTVTDLLLYLDTHPCDQNAIAIYNNSVQRSLMLRHEYERLYGPIIAQLTPSRYPWQWIESPWPWEK, encoded by the coding sequence ATGGATCAAAATCGTGAAAACTTACTAAAAGAGGTTATGGCTGCTGATTTTACTGTTACCGATCTGCTTCTATACCTCGATACACACCCATGTGATCAAAATGCCATAGCAATATATAACAATTCTGTTCAAAGATCTCTTATGTTAAGGCACGAATACGAAAGATTGTACGGTCCTATAATTGCTCAATTAACCCCCAGCAGATATCCGTGGCAGTGGATTGAAAGCCCTTGGCCATGGGAAAAATGA
- a CDS encoding carbon-nitrogen hydrolase family protein codes for MDSTIKVSLCQMKVIDDKDINIEKAIKMIETSAKNNADVVILPEMFNCPYDNSKFRAYAENLVNGKTIESISKAAREFKVHIIAGSIPELAEEKLYNTCFAIDDNGNTIGRHRKVHLFDVNIPGKIEFRESDMLAPGNDITVVDIGCCKIGIAICYDVRFPELFRLMALKGAQMIVIPAAFNMTTGPLHWELLMRARAVDNQVFIAAVSPARNENANYVAYGNSMVVDPFAEVLVRLGGEEDILYSNIDLSKLTKVRNELPLLKHRREDIYEVYEK; via the coding sequence ATGGATTCAACAATAAAGGTGTCTTTATGTCAGATGAAGGTAATTGACGACAAGGATATTAACATTGAAAAGGCAATCAAAATGATTGAAACATCTGCGAAGAATAATGCTGATGTAGTAATATTGCCAGAGATGTTTAACTGCCCATATGATAACAGTAAATTCCGTGCTTATGCAGAGAACCTGGTAAATGGAAAGACAATAGAATCCATATCAAAAGCGGCAAGAGAGTTTAAGGTTCACATAATTGCCGGTTCGATACCGGAACTTGCAGAAGAAAAACTATATAATACCTGTTTTGCTATAGATGATAATGGGAATACTATAGGAAGACATAGAAAGGTACACCTGTTTGATGTTAATATACCAGGTAAGATTGAGTTTAGAGAGTCGGATATGCTCGCTCCGGGAAATGATATTACAGTTGTTGATATAGGATGTTGTAAAATCGGCATTGCCATATGCTATGATGTAAGATTCCCGGAATTGTTCAGGCTTATGGCTCTAAAGGGAGCTCAAATGATAGTGATTCCAGCTGCCTTTAATATGACAACGGGGCCCCTTCATTGGGAACTTTTAATGAGGGCAAGAGCTGTAGATAATCAGGTTTTTATTGCAGCAGTATCACCTGCCAGAAATGAAAATGCTAATTATGTTGCCTATGGGAATTCAATGGTAGTGGATCCGTTTGCGGAAGTTCTGGTACGCTTGGGAGGAGAAGAAGATATCTTGTATTCAAATATAGATCTTTCGAAGCTTACTAAAGTAAGAAATGAACTTCCTTTATTAAAGCACAGAAGAGAGGATATATATGAAGTTTACGAAAAATAA
- the rpsO gene encoding 30S ribosomal protein S15, translating to MQKELKQEIINTHKLHEGDTGSPEVQIAILTERINHLTDHLKVHKKDHHSRRGLLMMVGQRRGLLNYLQKIDIARYRVIIEKLNIRK from the coding sequence ATGCAAAAAGAGTTAAAACAGGAAATAATCAATACTCACAAGCTTCATGAAGGTGACACAGGTTCACCTGAAGTTCAGATTGCAATTCTTACAGAAAGAATCAATCATTTAACAGATCATTTAAAAGTTCACAAGAAAGACCATCACTCAAGAAGAGGTCTTTTAATGATGGTTGGTCAGAGAAGGGGATTGTTAAACTACCTTCAGAAGATTGATATCGCTAGATATCGTGTGATAATCGAGAAATTGAATATCAGGAAATAA